In the genome of Gemmatimonas sp. UBA7669, the window CCGCCACTCGCGCGGTTCCTGCTGTTGCTCGGAGTCTTGGCGCCAAACGCTGCATCACTCGCTGCGCCACCGCTTGCTGCGCAGACCGCGCGCGCGGCCGCTGCGGCCACGCCACTCGACTTTGTGGCCATGGACTACGCCTTTCGTGGCCCATCGCGCACGGCCGCGGGGCTGCACCGCATTCGCCTCAGCAACACCGGATCGAAACTCCATCACGTGCAACTCATCAGGCTCGACGAAGGAAAGCGCCTGGGCGATGTGTTTCCCATTCTGCAGCGCAACAAGGGGCTGCATGGCTTGCCGGCGTGGGCCAAACCCGCCGGCGGTGTAAGCGCTGCACTTCCCGGTCAAAGCATTGCCATCACCCAGCGCCTTGCGGCGGGGCGCTACGCCGTGATCTGCTGGATTCCGACGGAAGACGGGCAGATCCATGTCATGAAGGGCATGATGACGGAACTCGAAGTCACCGCCGCCACCGCGCAAGAAGCCGCCGAGCCTGTCGCGACACGTCGCGTGACCCTCACGGAATACAAGGCCAACTGGTCGGCTCCCCTGGCTCGAGGCAGGCAGACCCTGCGCATCGAGAACACCGGGAAGCAGAGTCACGAATTGCTCGTGGTGCGACTTGATCCCGGCAAGTCCATGAGCGACGTCGAGCGCTGGACCGGCACGGGCCCGGCGCCAATGGAGATGTGGACCGGCCTCGCCAGCATCGCGCCGGGCGGTGTGGCCTGGCTTGACCTCGATGTCACGCCAGGACGCTACGCCATCTTCTGCTTCGCGCCCGATGCGCGAGACGCCAAACCCCACGCCGAACACGGCTTCCTGCAGATCGTCGACAACCGCTAGCCGCGCACGAGGGCGCGCATCACGCCGTTGATGTTTGCGTCACGATGGACCGTCACCTTTGCGACTCCACCTACGTACAACAGGAGTATCGCATGGGACCTGCATTTGCACTGCTCGGACTGATGACCCTCGCCGGCGCGTCGCTGCGTTCCGGCCCACTCACCGCGCATGCCAGCGCGGTGCCACCAGGCGGCCCGCAGCCTGCCACGGGTCATGTCCTCGTAGTGGTCAGCAGTGCCGGCCGCGACAGCGGACGCACGCGCCCCGGCTTCGAGATGGACGAGTTCTCGCAAACCTGGCATATCCTCACCGCCAACGGTTTGCGCGTGACGGTGGCCAGTCCCGCGGGTGGCGCGCCGCAGCCTGACGCCTTCAGCGCGAAGCGCGACTACAACGCCCGCCTGCTCGCCGACACCGCCGCCATGCGGCAATTGCGCAACACGCGGCGCACCGCGGGGCTGCGTGCTGAGGACTTTGCCGCCGTGTTCATCGTGGGCGGCAAGGGCGCCATGTTTGACCTGCCGACGGACACCGCCCTCGTCCGTCTGGTAGGCCAGATCCACGATCGCGGCGGTGTCGTGGGCGCCGTATGTCACGGCCCCGCTGCACTGGCCAGTGTGCGACTCAGCAACGGACAACGGCTCGTGGCCGGCAAGCGTGTCACCGGCTTCACCGACGAAGAAGAAGTGGTCTTCGGCAAGAAGTGGCGGAGCGAGTATCCCTGGCTGCTGGAGGCGCAGCTGCGCAGCGTGGGCGGCAAGTGGGAAGAATCCGGACTCATGCTCCCCCATGTGGTCCGCGACGATCGCCTCGTCACCGGCCAGAATCCGTACGCCACCGCCGCCACGGTGGAGACGCTTATCACGGCCATGGGCCGCCCGCTCGCGGCGCGCACCCCGTGGCGCGACGAACGCAGTGTACGCTTTGCCGCCGACGCCCTCACGCGCGATCCGCTGGTGGTGCGACAGCAACTGGCCAAAGAGCGCAGCGAGATTGAGGTCGAGATGATCGGTCTCATCGGCTACTATCAACTGCAGGCCACCACCGACAGCACGCGGGTGCGCGAGGCACTCACCCTGCTCGAGTTGGCGGCTCCCTACATGCCCCAGCCGGAGATTTCGCTCGGCATGGCCGACGCCTTTCTCCGACTGGGCCGCGTTCGCGAAGCCAATGCCCTCGCTCGCCATGTAGCCGCGGAACACCCCGACCGCGCCGATGTCAAAACGCTACTCACCCAGCTTGAAGGTCGGAGCCGCTGAGTTCTCCCGTGACCGAGTCCTCTCATGACTGAGCGCATCGTGAAGCCTTCCACCGACAGCCTGCAGATTCTGGTCGTGGAGGATCACGCGGCACTCGGCCACGAGCTCGAAGTGCTGCTGACCGCAGACGGGCACCAGGTCACGCGGGCCTCCGACGGGCGCGCCGGACTCGCGCTGGCCCTCAGCGATCCGCCCGATGTCCTGGTGCTGGACCTGTCATTGCCCGGAATCGACGGCCTCAAGGTATGCGAGCGGCTGCGCGCGGAGTCCGACCGCCACATCCCGGTGCTCATGCTCACCGCACGCGATGCGCTGCGCGACAAGCTCGATGGATTTGCCGTCGGCGCCGACGACTACCTCGTCAAGCCATTTGCCAGTGAGGAACTGCTCGCGCGTTGCCGCGCGCTCGCCCATCGGCGGCGCGCCGGCGCGCCGCATCTCCTGCAAATCGGCAGTCTCGTCATCGATCGACGCAGCGGGCTCATTACGCGAGAGGGACAGGTGCTGACGTTTCGGCATACAGCCGGCCGCATTCTCATCATGCTGGCCGAGGCCTGGCCACGGGCGGTCACACGCAGCGAACTCATTCGCCGA includes:
- a CDS encoding DJ-1/PfpI family protein — translated: MGPAFALLGLMTLAGASLRSGPLTAHASAVPPGGPQPATGHVLVVVSSAGRDSGRTRPGFEMDEFSQTWHILTANGLRVTVASPAGGAPQPDAFSAKRDYNARLLADTAAMRQLRNTRRTAGLRAEDFAAVFIVGGKGAMFDLPTDTALVRLVGQIHDRGGVVGAVCHGPAALASVRLSNGQRLVAGKRVTGFTDEEEVVFGKKWRSEYPWLLEAQLRSVGGKWEESGLMLPHVVRDDRLVTGQNPYATAATVETLITAMGRPLAARTPWRDERSVRFAADALTRDPLVVRQQLAKERSEIEVEMIGLIGYYQLQATTDSTRVREALTLLELAAPYMPQPEISLGMADAFLRLGRVREANALARHVAAEHPDRADVKTLLTQLEGRSR
- a CDS encoding response regulator transcription factor translates to MTERIVKPSTDSLQILVVEDHAALGHELEVLLTADGHQVTRASDGRAGLALALSDPPDVLVLDLSLPGIDGLKVCERLRAESDRHIPVLMLTARDALRDKLDGFAVGADDYLVKPFASEELLARCRALAHRRRAGAPHLLQIGSLVIDRRSGLITREGQVLTFRHTAGRILIMLAEAWPRAVTRSELIRRLWHADPPESDPLRSHMYLLRQVLDKPFATPMLETVHDVGFRLRADQ